Proteins from a single region of Sphingopyxis sp. BSN-002:
- a CDS encoding DUF885 domain-containing protein: MTRKFARFGGAAMAATLLVLTACNASDNKSASAPSAKNWTEFRDNFLKGYFPLNPNFAVYQGKHEFDGQLPDWSLEGLEKQTAFLEKTIADAKAFDGKMTDAEKFERDYLVHVAEGQLFFLKDADFPHTNPAFYVGSLDPNVYIARPYADATTRMKAFIAYAQKVPAATAQIKANLKLPLPATFVKFGTAGFGGFADYYTGDAKKAFAEVKDPELQKQFDEAAAKAAAAVKDLATYIGSKPGTPDGYALGADKFAKMILTNEAVDTPIDELERIGQADLKRNQDALKAACATYAAGMTIADCMKKMNSDKPADGPVAEARRQLPSLRAFIVEKDLVSIPGTEQAQVEESPPYNRQNSAYIDIPGPYEKGLPSVYYISPPDPTWDKQTQNDFVPGKKDLMFTSVHEVWPGHFLNFLHSNRAESIFGKLFVGYAFAEGWAHYTEEMMWDAGLGNGDPETHIGQLSNALLRDCRYLSAIGLHTKGMTVADSEKLFKEQCYQDEGNARQQAARGTYDPLYLNYTMGKLMIRKLREDWTKGDRTKWKAFHDEFLSYGGPPIPMVRAAMMKEDAPKAVF, encoded by the coding sequence ATGACACGTAAATTTGCCCGTTTCGGCGGCGCGGCGATGGCTGCGACGCTGCTGGTCCTGACCGCCTGCAACGCGTCGGACAACAAATCTGCGTCGGCGCCGAGTGCGAAGAACTGGACCGAGTTTCGCGACAATTTCCTGAAGGGCTATTTCCCGCTCAATCCCAATTTCGCAGTCTATCAGGGCAAGCACGAGTTCGACGGCCAGCTTCCGGACTGGTCGCTGGAAGGCCTCGAAAAGCAGACTGCATTCCTCGAAAAGACGATCGCTGACGCCAAGGCGTTCGACGGCAAGATGACCGACGCGGAGAAGTTCGAGCGCGACTATCTGGTGCATGTAGCCGAGGGGCAGTTGTTCTTCCTGAAGGATGCGGATTTTCCGCACACCAATCCTGCCTTCTATGTCGGCTCGCTCGATCCGAACGTCTATATCGCGCGCCCCTATGCCGATGCGACGACGCGGATGAAGGCGTTCATCGCCTATGCGCAGAAGGTTCCGGCGGCTACCGCGCAGATCAAGGCGAACCTCAAGCTGCCGCTGCCCGCGACATTCGTCAAATTCGGCACTGCGGGCTTCGGCGGCTTCGCGGATTATTACACGGGCGATGCCAAGAAGGCCTTCGCCGAGGTCAAGGATCCCGAACTCCAGAAGCAGTTCGACGAGGCGGCGGCAAAGGCCGCTGCGGCCGTGAAGGATCTGGCAACCTATATCGGATCGAAGCCCGGCACCCCCGACGGCTATGCCCTGGGCGCCGACAAGTTCGCGAAGATGATCCTGACGAACGAGGCGGTCGATACACCGATCGACGAACTCGAACGGATCGGTCAGGCCGATCTCAAGCGCAATCAGGACGCGCTGAAGGCCGCCTGCGCGACCTATGCCGCGGGGATGACGATCGCCGACTGCATGAAGAAGATGAACTCCGACAAGCCCGCCGACGGTCCGGTCGCCGAGGCACGGCGCCAGCTTCCGTCGCTTCGTGCGTTCATCGTCGAAAAGGATCTCGTCTCGATCCCCGGCACCGAACAGGCGCAGGTCGAGGAATCGCCGCCGTACAACCGGCAGAACAGCGCCTATATCGACATCCCCGGGCCGTACGAGAAAGGCTTGCCGTCGGTCTATTACATCTCGCCGCCCGACCCGACCTGGGACAAGCAGACCCAGAACGACTTCGTCCCCGGCAAGAAGGACCTGATGTTCACCTCGGTCCACGAAGTGTGGCCGGGTCACTTCCTGAACTTCCTCCACTCGAACCGTGCCGAGAGCATCTTCGGCAAGCTGTTCGTCGGCTATGCCTTCGCCGAGGGCTGGGCGCATTATACCGAGGAGATGATGTGGGATGCAGGTCTCGGCAACGGCGACCCCGAAACGCACATCGGCCAGCTGTCGAACGCGCTGCTCCGCGATTGCCGCTATCTCTCGGCGATCGGGCTGCACACCAAGGGCATGACCGTCGCGGACTCGGAAAAGCTGTTCAAGGAACAATGCTATCAGGACGAGGGCAACGCCCGGCAGCAGGCGGCGCGCGGCACTTATGATCCGCTCTACCTCAACTACACGATGGGCAAGCTGATGATCCGCAAGCTCCGCGAGGACTGGACGAAGGGTGACCGGACGAAGTGGAAGGCCTTCCACGACGAGTTCCTGTCGTACGGCGGCCCGCCGATCCCGATGGTCCGCGCGGCGATGATGAAGGAAGATGCGCCGAAGGCTGTGTTCTAA
- a CDS encoding MFS transporter translates to MATILPPDGEEPVLPEHTPPAPSPLSYPDYRYYWVARFTAVMATIAMVVVIGYQLYDTARTDYGMSIKEASFQLGLLGLFQFVPLAVLTPVAGWAADRFERRSVAIFSNLIDMTIAATLGWFTWTGGLTLPLLFGLAALHGVARVFSGPAMSAIAPNIVPPAVLPRAIAMSSIAWQSASVIGPAAGGLIYAAHPTSVYIFAAILLAVSAFTISRVRPVLPPPVEVRRHPLREMLDGLKFVWMERFLLGTITLDLFAVILSGATAMLPVYARDILHVGSEGLGLLRAAPALGAAVVALGLSFRPIERNVGVKMLWAVVVFGLATVAFGLSTSLLLSLAMLVLLGAADMFSVFVRGTLIQLNTPDHMRGRVSAASGLAISASNELGEMRAGAMAAALGPVPAVVVGGAAAVGVTALWAWLFPELRRAKTFEPQFKQAD, encoded by the coding sequence ATGGCGACGATACTACCACCCGATGGCGAAGAGCCGGTTCTGCCCGAACACACGCCCCCCGCCCCCTCCCCGCTGAGCTATCCCGATTACCGCTATTACTGGGTCGCGCGCTTCACGGCGGTGATGGCGACGATCGCGATGGTGGTGGTCATCGGCTACCAGCTCTACGACACCGCCCGCACCGATTACGGCATGTCGATCAAGGAAGCATCGTTCCAGCTCGGCCTGCTCGGCCTTTTCCAGTTCGTCCCGCTTGCGGTGCTGACGCCGGTCGCCGGTTGGGCGGCCGATCGCTTCGAACGGCGCAGCGTCGCAATCTTTTCGAACCTGATCGACATGACGATCGCCGCGACGCTCGGCTGGTTCACCTGGACCGGCGGCCTGACGCTGCCCCTGCTCTTCGGACTCGCTGCGCTGCACGGCGTGGCGCGCGTCTTCTCGGGCCCGGCGATGAGCGCAATCGCGCCGAACATTGTCCCCCCGGCGGTGCTGCCGCGGGCAATCGCGATGAGCAGCATCGCCTGGCAATCGGCCTCGGTCATCGGCCCCGCCGCGGGCGGCCTGATCTATGCCGCGCATCCGACGTCGGTCTATATCTTCGCGGCCATCCTGCTGGCAGTCTCGGCCTTCACGATCAGCCGCGTCCGGCCCGTGCTGCCGCCCCCGGTCGAGGTGCGCCGCCATCCGCTGCGCGAGATGCTCGATGGTCTCAAATTCGTGTGGATGGAACGTTTCCTGCTCGGCACGATCACGCTTGACCTGTTCGCGGTGATCCTCTCGGGCGCGACCGCGATGCTGCCCGTTTATGCGCGCGACATCCTGCATGTCGGTTCCGAAGGCCTCGGCCTGCTCCGTGCGGCGCCCGCGCTCGGTGCGGCGGTCGTGGCGCTGGGACTCTCGTTCCGCCCGATCGAACGCAACGTCGGGGTGAAAATGCTGTGGGCGGTCGTGGTCTTCGGGCTCGCCACCGTCGCGTTCGGCCTTTCCACGAGCCTTCTCCTTTCGCTCGCAATGCTTGTCCTGCTCGGCGCCGCCGACATGTTCTCGGTCTTCGTGCGCGGGACGCTGATCCAGCTCAATACCCCCGACCATATGCGCGGCCGGGTCAGTGCTGCCTCGGGCCTCGCCATTTCGGCGTCGAACGAGCTCGGCGAGATGCGCGCAGGTGCAATGGCTGCGGCGCTGGGCCCCGTTCCCGCTGTTGTCGTCGGAGGAGCTGCCGCAGTCGGCGTTACCGCGCTCTGGGCCTGGCTCTTCCCCGAGCTGCGCCGCGCCAAGACCTTCGAGCCACAGTTCAAACAGGCCGACTGA
- a CDS encoding alpha/beta hydrolase: MPNATIRHKILTIPGLHNSGPTHWQSLWEHKFADCERVDLGRWSNPDKDEWVKRIAEAIDAEGEPVLIAAHSLGCHAFAHWFAAASALTRTRVAGALLVAPPELSRLRHENRLYGFGDAPGFTSRTPMIVVASDNDPYAKTPHVWRLSRQWDARFVNAGPFGHINADSGIGDWPYGQYLLASLQPAPLPALADETQWLRAGDWPNRVRLDPRFEYKERAHRS, from the coding sequence ATGCCCAATGCAACGATACGCCACAAAATCCTGACCATTCCCGGCCTTCACAACAGCGGCCCGACCCACTGGCAGAGCCTGTGGGAGCACAAGTTCGCCGACTGCGAGCGAGTCGATCTTGGTCGCTGGTCGAACCCCGACAAGGACGAATGGGTCAAGCGCATCGCCGAAGCGATCGACGCCGAAGGCGAGCCGGTCCTGATCGCTGCGCACAGCCTCGGCTGCCACGCCTTCGCGCACTGGTTCGCGGCCGCCAGCGCCCTGACCCGTACCCGTGTCGCCGGTGCGTTGCTCGTCGCACCGCCCGAACTGTCGCGGCTGCGGCACGAGAATCGCCTCTATGGCTTCGGTGACGCGCCCGGCTTCACCTCGCGCACCCCGATGATCGTCGTCGCGAGCGACAATGATCCCTATGCGAAGACGCCGCACGTCTGGCGCCTGTCGCGGCAGTGGGATGCCCGCTTCGTCAACGCCGGCCCGTTCGGCCACATCAACGCGGACTCGGGGATCGGCGACTGGCCTTATGGACAGTATCTGCTCGCCTCGTTACAACCCGCGCCGTTGCCCGCCCTGGCCGACGAGACCCAGTGGCTGCGCGCCGGAGACTGGCCGAACCGGGTCCGTCTCGACCCCCGGTTCGAGTATAAAGAAAGAGCGCACCGATCATGA
- the cysK gene encoding cysteine synthase A, translating to MKVNSILETIGNTPHIRVAKLFPDSEVWVKSERSNPGGSIKDRIGLAMIEAAERDGSLKEGGTIVEPTSGNTGIGLAMAAAVKGYKLVLVMPESMSLERRRLMLAYGATFDLTPREKGMKGAIERAIELVETTPGAWMPQQFENEANIDVHVRTTGPEILADFKDAPIDVLITGVGTGGHITGTAQFLKQHWPNLKVFAVEPEASPVISGGQPAPHPIQGIGAGFIPRNLHTDLLDGVIKVDAAAAKDFARRAATEEGMLVGISSGATLAAIEQKLAELPPGTRVLGFNYDTGERYLSVPDFLPEI from the coding sequence ATGAAAGTCAATTCGATCCTCGAGACCATCGGGAATACGCCGCACATTCGCGTGGCCAAACTGTTCCCCGACTCCGAAGTGTGGGTAAAGTCGGAACGCAGCAATCCCGGCGGGTCGATCAAGGATCGGATCGGACTTGCGATGATCGAGGCCGCCGAACGCGACGGCAGCCTGAAGGAAGGCGGCACCATCGTCGAGCCGACGTCGGGTAACACCGGCATCGGTCTGGCGATGGCCGCAGCGGTCAAGGGCTACAAGCTCGTGCTCGTCATGCCCGAGAGCATGTCGCTCGAACGCCGCCGCCTGATGCTCGCCTATGGCGCGACCTTCGACCTGACACCGCGCGAAAAGGGCATGAAGGGCGCGATCGAGCGCGCGATCGAGCTGGTCGAAACCACCCCCGGCGCGTGGATGCCGCAGCAGTTCGAGAATGAAGCGAATATCGACGTCCATGTCCGCACGACGGGCCCTGAAATTCTCGCCGACTTCAAGGATGCACCCATCGACGTGCTGATTACCGGCGTCGGTACCGGCGGCCACATCACCGGCACCGCGCAGTTCCTGAAGCAGCACTGGCCCAACCTGAAAGTTTTCGCGGTCGAACCCGAGGCCTCGCCGGTCATCTCGGGCGGGCAGCCCGCGCCGCATCCCATTCAGGGCATCGGTGCCGGCTTCATTCCGCGCAACCTGCACACCGACCTGCTTGACGGCGTGATCAAGGTCGACGCCGCCGCGGCCAAGGATTTCGCACGCCGCGCCGCGACCGAGGAAGGGATGCTCGTCGGCATCTCGTCGGGTGCGACGCTCGCGGCGATCGAGCAGAAGCTCGCCGAACTCCCGCCCGGCACGCGCGTGCTCGGCTTCAACTACGACACCGGCGAGCGCTATCTGTCGGTTCCCGATTTCCTGCCCGAAATCTGA
- a CDS encoding cell wall hydrolase, whose amino-acid sequence MRLEGEQAMPLRRDWTGWLFVLLTVVAMVAVLYASSHAGAGKHGVRPHPVAPPADVVPVVAPMELAPVTEADAKAQNAEIPLVTKGFVAARPFIYAGSGDGRARARDCLAAAMIYEAGDDAKGQQAVGQVVINRARHPAFPKSICGVVFQGSERTTGCQFTFTCDGALGRRYSDAAWARAQANAEMMLSGTVYSPVGLATHYHTDWVRPYWSDSLEKIAIVDTHLFFRWPGFWGTPGAFRGAVSGSDPGIVKMAALSPAHALAIGTLPPAELAGVDANAAVGEAKVVTGAGEKAGRDTIYVALDRKAAPESFVTTALRLCGDKPYCKFMGWTNPTLKPDNDAMNDMQRSAMTFSYLRDDKAGFEKALWNCSEYKRDDVRQCMKR is encoded by the coding sequence ATGCGCCTTGAAGGCGAACAGGCGATGCCGCTGCGGCGCGACTGGACGGGCTGGCTGTTCGTCCTGCTGACGGTCGTGGCGATGGTTGCCGTGCTCTATGCGAGCAGCCATGCAGGAGCCGGCAAGCATGGCGTACGACCGCATCCGGTCGCCCCGCCCGCCGATGTCGTTCCCGTAGTTGCACCAATGGAGCTGGCGCCGGTGACCGAGGCCGACGCCAAGGCGCAGAACGCCGAAATCCCGCTCGTGACCAAAGGCTTCGTCGCAGCACGTCCGTTCATCTATGCCGGAAGCGGCGACGGCCGCGCCCGCGCGCGCGACTGCCTTGCGGCTGCGATGATCTACGAAGCGGGCGACGACGCCAAAGGGCAGCAGGCGGTCGGTCAGGTCGTGATCAACCGCGCCCGCCATCCCGCCTTCCCGAAGTCGATCTGCGGCGTCGTGTTTCAGGGCTCCGAACGCACAACGGGATGCCAGTTCACCTTCACTTGCGATGGCGCGCTCGGCCGCCGCTATTCGGACGCCGCCTGGGCGCGTGCACAGGCGAATGCCGAGATGATGCTCTCGGGAACGGTCTATTCGCCCGTCGGGCTCGCGACCCACTATCACACCGACTGGGTGCGCCCCTACTGGAGCGACAGCCTCGAGAAGATTGCGATCGTCGACACGCATCTCTTCTTTCGCTGGCCGGGCTTCTGGGGAACGCCGGGCGCCTTCCGCGGCGCCGTATCGGGGAGCGATCCGGGCATCGTGAAGATGGCCGCGCTCTCGCCGGCGCATGCGCTTGCGATCGGTACGCTGCCACCCGCGGAACTTGCCGGTGTCGATGCCAATGCCGCTGTCGGCGAAGCCAAGGTTGTGACCGGCGCCGGAGAAAAGGCGGGCCGCGATACCATCTATGTTGCGCTCGACCGGAAGGCGGCGCCCGAAAGCTTCGTGACGACCGCGCTCCGCCTCTGCGGCGACAAGCCCTATTGCAAGTTCATGGGCTGGACCAATCCGACGCTCAAGCCCGACAACGACGCGATGAACGATATGCAGCGTTCGGCGATGACCTTTTCCTACCTTCGCGATGACAAGGCCGGGTTCGAAAAGGCGCTCTGGAACTGCAGCGAGTACAAGCGCGACGACGTGCGCCAGTGCATGAAGCGCTGA
- a CDS encoding glutathione S-transferase C-terminal domain-containing protein gives MTTLYGWGPMFGCQSPSPFVMKADIHLQMFGMPFDRAMADLDSVSKHKAPYVEDEGRIIEDSTFIRFYFEEKLGADLDHGLNTEQRAIAAAAERMFEDRLTAIVGHERWIEGDNFERGPAAFFGAVPEPVRAMVIAETRERVRTGYEISGIGRHSRAERMQLARRDIAAAAALLGDKPFFLADYPTAIDGIAYGALSACTAPIFDTELKDMVAAHANLGAYFKRMEARFFAEDRWPSMMPQAEAA, from the coding sequence ATGACGACGCTATACGGATGGGGGCCGATGTTCGGCTGCCAGAGCCCCAGCCCCTTTGTGATGAAGGCCGATATTCACCTTCAGATGTTCGGCATGCCGTTCGACCGCGCGATGGCGGACCTCGACAGCGTGAGCAAGCACAAGGCGCCCTATGTCGAGGACGAAGGACGCATCATCGAGGATTCGACCTTCATCCGCTTCTATTTCGAGGAAAAGCTCGGAGCCGACCTCGACCATGGCCTTAACACCGAACAGAGGGCGATTGCCGCCGCTGCTGAGCGGATGTTCGAGGACCGGCTGACCGCGATCGTCGGTCATGAGCGCTGGATCGAGGGCGACAATTTCGAACGCGGCCCGGCGGCCTTCTTCGGCGCCGTTCCCGAACCGGTGCGCGCGATGGTCATCGCCGAAACGCGCGAGCGTGTCCGGACGGGATATGAGATCAGCGGGATCGGGCGGCACAGCCGCGCCGAGCGGATGCAACTCGCGCGGCGGGATATCGCAGCGGCGGCGGCCCTGCTTGGCGACAAGCCCTTCTTCCTTGCCGACTATCCGACGGCGATCGACGGCATCGCCTATGGCGCGCTGTCGGCGTGCACCGCGCCGATCTTCGATACCGAGCTCAAGGATATGGTGGCAGCGCACGCCAATCTGGGCGCCTATTTCAAGCGAATGGAGGCACGCTTCTTCGCCGAGGATCGCTGGCCTTCGATGATGCCGCAGGCCGAGGCGGCCTGA
- a CDS encoding YafY family protein, translating to MRRTERLFGIIQTLRTARRPVAGHVLAEQFEVSLRTLYRDMAELLAQRVPIRGEAGTGYVIDSEFDMPPLMLTVDELEAAALGAAWVAQRGDEALARGARDLVAKLSAAVPDHLRTAIIDPAIQPFLFRDARPDRDEVSVVRAAIRDRRKLAIAYADVEGRATERVLWPIVIGYQDDVRLLAAHCELRGTFRHFRTDRMQRVERLDERIPEPFARLRARWEADQRRCRTQRSD from the coding sequence ATGCGAAGGACCGAACGACTTTTCGGCATCATCCAGACGCTGCGCACCGCGCGGCGCCCTGTGGCGGGCCATGTACTGGCGGAGCAATTCGAAGTGTCGCTCCGTACCCTTTATCGGGACATGGCCGAACTGCTGGCACAGCGAGTCCCGATCCGAGGCGAGGCGGGCACGGGCTATGTCATCGACAGCGAGTTTGACATGCCGCCGCTGATGCTGACCGTCGACGAACTCGAAGCCGCCGCGCTTGGTGCAGCATGGGTCGCGCAGCGCGGCGACGAAGCGCTCGCCCGCGGCGCGCGCGATCTGGTCGCGAAGCTGTCGGCTGCTGTACCCGACCATTTGCGCACGGCGATCATCGACCCCGCGATCCAGCCCTTCCTGTTCCGTGACGCCCGTCCGGACAGGGACGAGGTATCGGTCGTCCGCGCCGCGATCCGCGACCGGCGCAAGCTCGCCATCGCCTATGCCGACGTCGAGGGCCGCGCGACCGAACGCGTGCTATGGCCGATCGTCATCGGTTACCAGGACGACGTCCGGCTGCTTGCAGCCCACTGCGAACTGCGCGGCACCTTCCGCCACTTCCGGACCGACCGGATGCAGCGCGTCGAGCGCCTCGACGAACGCATCCCCGAACCCTTCGCGCGGCTGCGCGCGCGATGGGAAGCGGATCAGCGCAGGTGCCGCACGCAACGGTCCGATTAG
- a CDS encoding zinc-binding dehydrogenase, with the protein MTDLPATNTVMVTLVKPEGQLEVYFERRPMPEPKPHEVLVKVLTTPINPSDLGLLFGGADMSTARAGERDGLPMITADVPSAGMRAMGGRIGDALAIGNEGCGVVVKAGASPEAQALVGKTVALLGGEMYAEYRCLPLQMTMPLPDGTDPVDGASCFVNPLTSLAFTETMRMENHSAIVHTAAASNLGQMLVKICAKDGIPLVNIVRSDAQVEILKGIGAQHIVNSSADDFMDRLVDAIADTGATLGFDATGGGKLSGQILTAMEAAAVRKMTNYSRYGSDTFKQVYIYGALDLSPTTFSARSFGLTWGLGGFLLTPFMQKAGMETVGRMRKRVVDELTTTFKSHYSHEISLTEALNLDTAHAYNAKRTGEKYLIRP; encoded by the coding sequence ATGACCGACCTGCCGGCAACCAACACCGTCATGGTGACCCTCGTGAAGCCCGAGGGGCAGCTCGAGGTCTATTTCGAGCGCCGCCCGATGCCCGAGCCCAAGCCGCATGAAGTGCTGGTGAAGGTCCTGACGACGCCGATCAATCCGTCCGACCTCGGCCTGCTGTTCGGCGGTGCCGATATGTCGACCGCGCGCGCTGGCGAGCGTGACGGCTTACCGATGATCACCGCAGATGTGCCGTCCGCCGGCATGCGTGCGATGGGCGGACGTATCGGCGATGCGCTGGCGATCGGCAACGAGGGCTGCGGCGTGGTCGTGAAGGCGGGAGCCTCGCCCGAGGCGCAAGCGCTGGTCGGTAAAACGGTCGCGCTGCTCGGCGGCGAAATGTATGCCGAATATCGCTGTCTGCCGCTGCAGATGACGATGCCGCTGCCCGACGGCACCGATCCGGTCGACGGCGCCTCGTGTTTCGTCAACCCGCTTACCTCGCTGGCGTTTACAGAGACGATGCGCATGGAGAACCACAGCGCGATCGTCCACACGGCCGCCGCATCGAACCTCGGCCAGATGCTCGTCAAGATTTGCGCGAAGGACGGCATTCCGCTCGTCAACATCGTGCGCAGCGATGCGCAGGTCGAAATCCTCAAGGGCATCGGCGCGCAGCATATCGTCAACAGCAGCGCCGACGATTTCATGGACCGCCTCGTCGATGCGATCGCCGATACGGGTGCAACGCTGGGCTTCGACGCGACGGGCGGTGGCAAGCTGTCGGGGCAGATCCTGACCGCGATGGAAGCCGCGGCGGTGCGCAAGATGACGAACTACAGCCGATACGGTTCGGACACCTTCAAGCAGGTGTATATCTATGGCGCGCTCGACCTGTCGCCGACGACCTTCTCGGCGCGCAGCTTCGGCCTGACCTGGGGGCTGGGCGGTTTCCTGCTGACACCGTTCATGCAGAAAGCCGGGATGGAGACTGTAGGCCGGATGCGCAAGCGCGTCGTTGACGAACTGACCACGACGTTCAAGAGCCACTACAGCCACGAGATATCGCTGACCGAGGCGCTGAATCTCGACACGGCGCACGCATACAACGCGAAGCGCACGGGCGAGAAATATCTGATCCGTCCCTAA
- a CDS encoding MBL fold metallo-hydrolase has translation MTLDTLSRPASPILDEPVPSRYALKVGDIDVLVISDGILPIPAHVLAHNVESKALDNWLDAQFLPREIAEWPLNVLVVRSGDQTILVDAGLGMDPDLKLAKAGRLVQRLEAAGIALDSITDVVVTHMHMDHIGGLVIEGTHERMRPDLRVHVAAAEVAFWKNPDFSRTVMPDGFPDALRRTAKRFMEQYAAQIRTFETEAQVAPGVVAQLTGGHTPGHCMVRVVSGGERLTFVGDAIFQVGFDQPDWYNGFEHDPEESARVRIDLLREFAATREPFVATHLPFPSIYHVAVAGDAFRAVPAVWDY, from the coding sequence ATGACCCTTGATACCCTTTCCCGCCCGGCAAGCCCGATCCTCGACGAGCCGGTTCCGTCGCGGTACGCGCTGAAAGTCGGCGATATCGACGTGCTGGTGATCAGCGACGGCATCCTGCCGATCCCGGCTCATGTTCTGGCGCACAATGTCGAATCGAAGGCCCTCGATAACTGGCTGGACGCCCAGTTTCTTCCGCGCGAAATTGCCGAATGGCCGCTCAACGTCCTCGTCGTGCGCAGCGGCGATCAGACCATCCTCGTCGATGCAGGGCTTGGCATGGATCCCGACCTGAAACTGGCGAAGGCCGGGCGCCTCGTGCAGCGTCTGGAAGCCGCGGGGATCGCACTCGATTCGATCACCGACGTGGTCGTAACGCACATGCACATGGACCATATCGGCGGCCTCGTCATCGAAGGCACGCACGAACGCATGCGCCCGGATCTACGCGTGCATGTCGCGGCGGCAGAGGTGGCGTTCTGGAAGAATCCCGACTTCTCGCGGACCGTCATGCCCGACGGTTTTCCCGACGCGCTTCGCCGCACCGCCAAGCGCTTCATGGAACAATATGCAGCGCAAATCCGGACCTTCGAGACGGAAGCCCAGGTCGCGCCCGGGGTCGTTGCGCAGCTGACCGGCGGCCATACCCCCGGACACTGCATGGTGCGGGTGGTCTCAGGCGGCGAGCGCCTGACCTTCGTCGGTGACGCGATCTTCCAGGTCGGCTTCGACCAGCCCGACTGGTACAACGGATTCGAACACGATCCCGAAGAATCTGCGCGCGTCCGGATCGATCTGCTGCGCGAGTTTGCGGCTACGCGCGAGCCGTTCGTCGCAACGCACCTGCCCTTCCCGTCGATCTATCATGTCGCAGTAGCGGGCGACGCCTTCCGCGCCGTGCCGGCAGTCTGGGACTATTGA
- a CDS encoding 3'(2'),5'-bisphosphate nucleotidase CysQ, whose protein sequence is MSAEETDEQLAERLATAAGVMLLDLQVSGKFVGKSLGQAGDARANAMLMHELRAARADDAILSEEEKDNVVRCGNKRAWIVDPLDGTREYSEGRSDWAVHVALAIEGVPTVGAVALPGLGLTLTSGSPKSLEPANVPLKMLVSRTRPAAEAVYVAEKMGAELLAMGSAGAKAMAVVRGEADIYLHTGGQYEWDNCAPAAVAVAAGLHVSRVDGSPLVYNCANPYLPDLLICRRELAEEVLRLAAAYPGE, encoded by the coding sequence ATGAGCGCGGAGGAAACCGACGAACAGCTTGCTGAAAGGCTCGCAACCGCGGCTGGCGTCATGCTGCTCGACCTTCAGGTATCCGGCAAGTTTGTCGGCAAGTCGCTTGGACAGGCCGGCGACGCGCGCGCCAACGCAATGTTGATGCACGAACTTCGCGCCGCGCGCGCCGACGACGCGATTCTGTCCGAGGAAGAAAAGGACAATGTCGTACGCTGCGGCAACAAGCGTGCGTGGATCGTCGACCCGCTCGACGGCACGCGTGAATATAGTGAGGGCCGCAGCGACTGGGCGGTTCACGTTGCGCTTGCGATCGAAGGCGTCCCGACGGTGGGCGCGGTCGCGCTGCCTGGGCTTGGCCTCACACTGACCTCGGGATCGCCGAAGTCGCTGGAGCCGGCGAATGTTCCGCTCAAGATGCTCGTCAGCCGCACCCGGCCCGCCGCCGAAGCGGTCTATGTCGCCGAAAAGATGGGCGCCGAGCTGCTGGCAATGGGTTCTGCCGGCGCCAAGGCCATGGCCGTGGTGCGCGGCGAAGCGGATATCTACCTCCACACCGGCGGGCAATATGAGTGGGACAATTGTGCTCCGGCAGCGGTCGCGGTCGCGGCGGGGCTCCACGTCAGCCGTGTCGACGGTTCGCCGCTCGTCTATAATTGCGCGAACCCCTATCTCCCCGACCTGCTGATCTGCCGGCGGGAACTGGCGGAAGAGGTGCTCCGTCTCGCCGCTGCCTATCCGGGCGAATAG